The Agrobacterium vitis genome includes the window GAGGACGAAAATGCCTGCCCCTTGGCGCACCTCCACCAGCCCATCGTAACGCAGGCCGGTCACGGCCTCACGGATGACGGTCCGGCTGACACCATGGGCCTCGGTCAGCTCCATTTCGCTGGGAAGCCGATCGCCCGGCGCATAGTCCCCGCCAAGGATCGCCTTGCGAAGGCTGTCGCTGACCTGTGCAACCAGGGAGCCAGCACCCTTGGCGCGTGTTTTCACTTGACCGGTCACACCATTCACCACTTTCATGCCCTGCCGCTTAGGGCAGAGCCGCCTTCGTCTCTCTAAGTAGAATATGTATGATGAATCGCACGCAAATTCAACTGCTCTGTAAAAGAGTATGAATATGTCTGATGTCTTCAAGATAGACGACCCGCGTCATGGTAACCTCGTTTTCTTTTCGTCCGCTCCAGGCGTGAAAGCACCCGCTGGGCATCCTCCTTTCGATCAAAAGTCTCGATCAGGGTCTGGCCTGCCGTCCCAATCCGACCCCAGTTGCGGATCACCGAGGCGCCCCCGAACAGGGTCGGTTGCAGCGCGAGCGTGTAAAAGCGCCGCATGTTTTGCGACGGATCAATACGGCGAAGTTGGACCGGGCTGTTGTTCTCTTTCTCCATGGCCAGAGTCTGGCGTGGTTCGATTCAAGCGTCCAACGAGTTATCTGAATCGATCCGGCCTGATCGATTCACCCCTCTGATAGATCAAGACACATTTGCTTTCGAATCAAACGACGCCTTTGCTGAAAATAAAACATCCGTAGGGGCCGGGATCGGACGTTCTGACGATCGCAAAGGACGCCTTTGCCTCAGCATAAAACGCGAAACGTTCCAAGGCGTCGATCTTGACCGGTCGTCCTTCTGCATGGTCCACCACACGCTGGATGGCCGAAAAGATCGGCACCTGCCCATCGGGATCGCCAACCACCTGCATTCTCTTCACCGGCGCTTCCACAAAGGTATCGAGGGGGAAAAGCGTCAAGATGGCCGCCGTGGCAACCTCAAGACCGCAACCCGACAGATTGATCAGCTTGCCATAAGTCGTGTGCTTGGCAATCGTCTCGGCCGGATGGTTGATATCGCACAGCACCAATTGGTCGCCGTGGCCCATCAACATCAAGGCATGCAGCAACTCAGCGTTCAAAACCGGATCTATTCCCTTCAGCATTGGCTTGCCTTCCCTTTGTAGTCATGAATTTCTTCACGATTTAACATATTTTTGTGATGTTCCCGATGCGGCGATGCTTAAACAGGGCGGCGCGACGCGCTATACTCATCGCAATTCATAGTTCAACGTCGCCAAAACTTCCGTTTCGACTGCGCTTCGATGAACGTCGAAAATATTTAAGCGAAACGCAATAACGGACTTTACCAAAATAAAAGACTATGTGAAGTTCCTGGCGAAGACAGCGTCTTTCGGGACGCAAGGACTGGGGCGGCGAGAGGGAGGTCTCCAACCGTTACGGTTTTCCGGAAAACCGCTTAAACGGCGTGCGCAAGGCGCGCCGTCCTGGGAGGAGAATTGCTTTTGGCATCGATGAATATCGTCAATGTCGGCAAGGCCTATGGTAGCCTGAGGGTTATCCATGGCGTTTCTGTCGAGATTCCTGATGGTGAATTTGTTGTTCTTGTCGGCCCATCGGGATGCGGAAAATCCACGCTGCTGCGCATGGTTGCCGGGCTGGAGCCGATCACCTTTGGCGATGTCGTTATCGACGGAAAGGTCGTCAACGACCTGCCGCCAAAGGATCGCGATATCGCCATGGTGTTCCAGAGCTATGCGCTTTATCCGCACAAGACGGTGGCGGAGAATATGGGCTTTGCGCTGAAGATGCGCGGTGAAACCAAGCTGTTCATTGATGAGCGCGTTCGCAAGGCAGCGGAAATTCTCGATCTGGTCCCCTATCTGGCCCGCTATCCCCGTCAGCTTTCCGGCGGCCAGCGGCAGCGCGTGGCGATGGGCCGGGCGATTGTGCGAGATCCGAAGGTTTTCCTCTTCGATGAACCACTGTCCAATCTCGATGCGAAACTGCGCGTGCAAATGCGGGCTGAAATCAAGGAATTGCAACGCCGTCTGGCGACGACGATGATTTATGTGACCCATGATCAGGTTGAAGCCATGACCATGGCGGACCGTATCGTCGTGTTGCGGGATGGTCGCGTCGAGCAGATTGGCTCGCCGCTGGCCCTTTACGATGCGCCAGCCAACATGTTCGTGGCTGGGTTTATCGGTTCGCCGTCGATGAACCTGATCAAGGGACATATCCGGGCATCTGCAACGCCGTTTTTCGAGACCGAAGAGAGCATCCGACTTCCCTTGAATTCGGCTCCTGCAGGTTCGGACGGACGAGCGGCTTTCTACGGCATTCGGCCTGAGCATTTTGTGCTTGGCGGCGATGTCACCGCCAACGTCACCGTGCTGGAATCGACCGGAACGGAGACCCAGGTCTTCGCCCGGCTTGGCCAGCAGAAAGTTATCGGCGTGTTCCGCGAGCGTTTGGCAGAGCCGTCCGGACAGATGATTGCCATGACGCCGAACCCGGCCATGGTCCATCTGTTCGACGGTGAAACGGGGCTGCGGTTGGAATAGAGGTTGTCAGGGAAAAGCGAGAGTCTGCTTTCGCCCGTCCACGGGAGGGGACATGTGAAAGCAGTTATTTGACATAGGCGAACAAGGGAGGAGATACGCATGAAAGTCAGCGAATACGAGAGGATGATGGCGATAGGGTTGAGCCGCCGCGCCATCCTGAAGACCGGTGCAAGCCTTGGGGCTGTGGCGGCTGCCGGTGGGTTGCTGGGCAATGCTGGAACGGCACTTGCCGATGAAGCGTCCCTGCGCACCCAGATCCTGCAAATACCCGGCGTTGGAAAAGGCTCTCCCACCGATGCCGATTGGCAGAAGGTCGGCGAGCTGTGCCTGGAGGCCACGAGGAAGACCGTCAAGAAGGGAGAGTTCGCTGGCGTCGAACTGTCCTTCATGGGCCTGAACAATCAGAATCTGCACAATGTGCTGTTTCGCGGCTTCCTGAAGCCCTGGGAGGATTATACCGGCGCGAAGATCACCTGGATCGACCTGGCCCAGGCAGATTACAATCCCCGTCTTCAACAGGCGATTGCCACCGGCACCGTGGATTTCGACCTGTTGGAAATGGGCGCGCCATTTGAAGGTGATGTCTGCGGCAAGGGTCTTGCCTCGGAAATGCCGGACTGGGTAAAGGCCCAGATCGACATGGATGATTACGTCGATTACCTGAAGGCCCCGGTCGGCACCTGGGGTGGCAAAGTCTACCGTGTCTCGGTGGATGGCGATTGCCACAACTTCAACTACCGCAAGGATTATTTCACCGACGCCGATCTCGCCAAGGCCTGGAAAGCCGAAGGCCATGCGGGCGAATGGGGCGTGCCGAAAACCTGGCAGCAGGTTCAGGAAGCGACCAAGTTCCTCAAGGGCAAGAAAATCGCCGGTGCCGATGCCATCGGCTATCTCGACGCGCCAAAGGCCTGGGGTGGTTTTGGCTTCTACTTCCTCGGCAGCCGCGCGACGGCCTATGCCAAGCACCCGGCTGACAAGGCCTGGCTGTTCGACATCGATACGATGAAGCCGCGCATCAATAATCCTGCCTGGGTGCGCGCTATACAGGACGTGGTCGATGCCCTGCCTTCCGAAGCCGGTGACCAGCTGAATGCCGATCCGGGGACGACGGCGTTCCAGCAGTTTCTGGCCGGAACCGGCTCCATGGTCTCCTGGTGGGGCGATGTCGGGCAAAGCGCCCAGACCAGCGATAGTTCGGTGGTGGGCGATACCATTGCCTTCGACATTCTTCCCGGCTCCGACGATGTCTATAATGCCAAGACCGGGAAATGGGAGACGCTGGCCAGCGGGCCGAACTATGCGCCCAACATGGCCTATCTGGGTTGGGGCGTTTACGTCATGGCTCGTGTCGATAAGGACGAGAAGAAAAAGAAGGCGGCCTGGAGTGCGGCAGCCCATCTCGGCGGCAAGGATCTCGCCTTGTGGACGGCAGCCTACCCCTCCGGCTTCCAGTGCTATCGCAAGAGCCAATTCGATATCAAGGAATGGGTGGCAGCGGGTTACGAGGAAGCGTTCATCAGCAATTATCTCGCCTCGCAGTCGAAGTCCTACAACCACCCGAACGCTGCCATCGAGCCGCGTATTCCCGGTATCTTCCAATATTACAGCGTGGCGGAAGATGAATTGGCAAAGGTGTTCGCCGGAAGGGTGAAGCCCCAGGAAGGCGCCGACGCTATTGCGGCTGCTTGGGAAAAAATCACCGATCAGCTTGGACGCGACAAGCAGATATCACTCTACAAGGCCTCGCTCGGCGTTTGAGCCATGCCAGCAGCGGGAAATTGCCGCTGGTATTTCCATACGGCGTCAGGCGGCTTTCCAATGTCGCCTGACCTTTATTGACCGCCTAAAGCCACTTTTGGCCACCGGTTTATGCAGGGCGTTATGCCCAAGGGTTTGCTTATGTCCGACACGACCATGCCTGTCATTCGCCCGACCGAAAGGGTATCGCTGCGGCAAACCGGTGCCCGGCGTGGTCGCCTGCTGCTGACGGTGGCCACGGTGCTGTTGCTTGGCGTGCTCGTTCTGCAAGTTCTCGATGTAGCCGGGGTGACCTCGCTTGGCCTCGTCAGCTGGCGTCCCTTGCTCTATGCCTATATCGTCTGGGCCGTGGCTCTGTGCGCCGCGCAAATCATGATCCGTGGCGAAGCTGGCCAGCGGGCCGTGTTCGTTTTACCGGCAATGCTGTTTACGATAGCCATGGTGGTATTTCCCACGGTGTTCGGCCTCTACATTGCCTTCACCGACTGGAACCTCAGCGCGGCCGCAGGACGGCGTTTCAATGGCATCGACAACCTGCGCACGCTGTTTGCCGACTTTTATTTCTGGAATGCGCTGTTGAACATGGTCTATTATGTTCTGGCGGTTCTGGTGCAATATGCCATTGCCTTTGG containing:
- a CDS encoding WGR domain-containing protein, giving the protein MEKENNSPVQLRRIDPSQNMRRFYTLALQPTLFGGASVIRNWGRIGTAGQTLIETFDRKEDAQRVLSRLERTKRKRGYHDAGRLS
- a CDS encoding RbsD/FucU family protein encodes the protein MLKGIDPVLNAELLHALMLMGHGDQLVLCDINHPAETIAKHTTYGKLINLSGCGLEVATAAILTLFPLDTFVEAPVKRMQVVGDPDGQVPIFSAIQRVVDHAEGRPVKIDALERFAFYAEAKASFAIVRTSDPGPYGCFIFSKGVV
- a CDS encoding sn-glycerol-3-phosphate ABC transporter ATP-binding protein UgpC; its protein translation is MASMNIVNVGKAYGSLRVIHGVSVEIPDGEFVVLVGPSGCGKSTLLRMVAGLEPITFGDVVIDGKVVNDLPPKDRDIAMVFQSYALYPHKTVAENMGFALKMRGETKLFIDERVRKAAEILDLVPYLARYPRQLSGGQRQRVAMGRAIVRDPKVFLFDEPLSNLDAKLRVQMRAEIKELQRRLATTMIYVTHDQVEAMTMADRIVVLRDGRVEQIGSPLALYDAPANMFVAGFIGSPSMNLIKGHIRASATPFFETEESIRLPLNSAPAGSDGRAAFYGIRPEHFVLGGDVTANVTVLESTGTETQVFARLGQQKVIGVFRERLAEPSGQMIAMTPNPAMVHLFDGETGLRLE
- a CDS encoding ABC transporter substrate-binding protein yields the protein MKVSEYERMMAIGLSRRAILKTGASLGAVAAAGGLLGNAGTALADEASLRTQILQIPGVGKGSPTDADWQKVGELCLEATRKTVKKGEFAGVELSFMGLNNQNLHNVLFRGFLKPWEDYTGAKITWIDLAQADYNPRLQQAIATGTVDFDLLEMGAPFEGDVCGKGLASEMPDWVKAQIDMDDYVDYLKAPVGTWGGKVYRVSVDGDCHNFNYRKDYFTDADLAKAWKAEGHAGEWGVPKTWQQVQEATKFLKGKKIAGADAIGYLDAPKAWGGFGFYFLGSRATAYAKHPADKAWLFDIDTMKPRINNPAWVRAIQDVVDALPSEAGDQLNADPGTTAFQQFLAGTGSMVSWWGDVGQSAQTSDSSVVGDTIAFDILPGSDDVYNAKTGKWETLASGPNYAPNMAYLGWGVYVMARVDKDEKKKKAAWSAAAHLGGKDLALWTAAYPSGFQCYRKSQFDIKEWVAAGYEEAFISNYLASQSKSYNHPNAAIEPRIPGIFQYYSVAEDELAKVFAGRVKPQEGADAIAAAWEKITDQLGRDKQISLYKASLGV